A segment of the Georgenia sp. M64 genome:
GCTCCTCCGGCGGCAGGTACAGGGCGTCCCCGGGCCGGACGTCGAAGGCCTCGTGGAAGGCGTCCATGTTCCGCACCACCCCGTTGCAGCGGAACTCCGCGGGGGAGTGCGGGTCGATGGTCAGCAGGCGCACGACCTCCGCGTCCCGGCTCTTCTCGCGCCAGATCCGCGCCCACGACGCGAAGAGGCGCTGCAGGCCCGAGAGACCCTCGACCACGGGCGCGGCGTCGATGCCGGGCAGCCCCTGACGGCGCAGGGCGATCTCGTACGCCTTGAGCGCGATCGACAGGCCGCCGAGGTCGCCGATGTTCTCGCCGATCGTCAGGGCACCGTTCACGTGGTGGGACCCGTCCAGCTGGGCCGGTGAGAACGCGTCGTACTGGGCGATGAGCGCCTTGGTCCGGGACTCGAACTCGCGCCGGTCGTCCTCGGTCCACCAGTCCGTGAGCCGGCCGGTGCCGTCGTACTTCGACCCCTGGTCGTCGAAGCCGTGCCCGATCTCGTGGCCGATGACGGCGCCGATCCCGCCGTAGTTCCAGGCGTCGTCGGCGTCGGGGTCGAAGAACGGCGGCTGGAGGATCGCGGCGGGGAAGACGATCTCGTTCATCGTCGGGTTGTAGTAGGCGTTGACCATCTGCGGCGGCATGAACCACTCGTCGCGGTCCATCGGCCTGCCCAGCTTGGCCAGGTCGCGGCGCTCCTCGAAGACGTTGGCCGCGCGGACGTTGCCGAGCAGGTCGGTCGGGTCGACCTCCAGCGCGGAGTAGTCGCGCCACTTGTCCGGGTAGCCGATCTTCGGGGTGAAGGCCTCGAGCTTGGCCAGCGCCCGCCGGCGGGTCTCCTCGCCCATCCACTCCAGCGAGGCGATCGACTCGCGGTACGCCTCGACGAGGTCGGCCACGAGGGTCTGCATGGCGGCCTTGTGCGCGGGCGGGAAGTGCCGGGCCACGTAGAGCTCACCGACGGCCTCGCCGAGGGCGCCCTCGACCAGCGCGACCCCGCGCTTCCAGCGCTCGCGCAGCTCCTCGGCCCCGGTGAGGGTGCGGCCGTAGAAGTCGAAGTTCTCGTCCACCACGTCCGCGGGGAGGTACGGCGCCCGCGCGTGGACGACGTGCCACATCAGCCACATCCGCAGCGAGTCGACGTCGGTCTCGGCCCACGAGCGTGCGAAGTGGGTGATGTAGGAGGGCATGGCCACGATGAGCTGGTCGAACGCGCCCTCGGGGACCCCCAGCGCGGCCCGCCACAGCGACCAGTCGAAGCCGGGCGCGCTCGCGACCGTCTCCTCCCAGGTCATGGGGTTGTTGAGCTGGTCGGCCTCGCGGGAGCGGACCTTGTCCCAGTGGCCGGCAGCCAGGGTGGTCTCGACCTTCATGACACGCTCGGCGGCCCCCATCGCCTCGTCCTCGGTCACCAGACCGGTCAGGGCGAGCATCGCCGCCACGTGCGCGACGTAGGCGGTGCGCGTGGCCGCGTGGACGTCCTCGCGGTAGTAGGACTCGTCCGGCAGTCCCAGACCGGACTGCCAGAGGTAGACGGTGTACCGCTCGGGGTCGTTGAGGTCGGTGTCCACCTGGTAGGCGACGGCGCCGCCGACGCCGGTGGGCTGCAGGGCGCCCATCGCGCGGGTGAGGGCCTCGTGGTCGCGGGCGGCGGTGAGCGCCTCGAGGTCGGCCCGCAGGGGGGCGGTGCCCAGGGCCTCGACCCGCTCGGTGGCCATGAAGGACGCGTAGACGTCGCCGATCTTCCGGGCGTTCTCCGGGTTGCCCTCGGTGCCCCGGCCGGCCGCCGCGTCGTCGATGATGGCTCGCACCCGCTCCTCGGAGAGGTCGCGCAGGGCGGTGAAGGATCCGTCGCGCGCGCGGTCGGCGGGGATGACGTGCTCGCGCAGGAACGTGCCGTTGAACCGGCGGAAGAGGTCGTCCTGGGGACGGACGCCGTCGTCCATGGCCTCGGCGTCGCTCATCGGTGCGGTGTTCGTGGTGGTCATGCTCCGACACTACGGGGCGAGGGTGCGGGACCGCTCCCGCGCACCGGGCACAATGTCCCCATGCGCATCCACATCGCCGCTGACCACGCCGGGTTCGAGCTCAAGGCGGTGCTCGTCGAGCACCTGCGGGGAGCGGGGCACGTGGTCGTCGACCACGGTGCCGCGACCTACGACGCCGAGGACGACTACACCTCCTTCTGCTTCGCCGCCGGGGAGGCCGTCGCCAGCGAGACCGGCTCCCTGGGCATCGTGCTCGGCGGCTCCGGCAACGGTGAGCAGATCGCCGCGAACAAGGTGCCCGGCATCCGCGCCGCGCTCGCGTGGAACACCGACACGGCGCGGCTCGCCCGCGCCCACAACGACGCCAACGTCCTGGCGATCGGGGCGCGCCAGCACTCCCTCGACGACGCCGTGGGGCTGGTCGAGACGTTCGTCGCCGAGCCGTTCTCCGGGGAGCCGCGCCACCAGCGCCGCATCGACATGCTCACCGCGTACGAGGCGCTGCGCAGCCAGTAGCCCGGCCGAGCCCCGAGCGCCTCAGAACCCCCACCCGTTCGCAGGCGCGACCGGCCAGCCGAACGCGGTCGCGGCCGGCGCGAGCGCGGCGCCGTCGAGGACCTGCACCCGCCCGGCGGCGGCGAGCGCCGCCAGGGACGTCCCACCGAGGTAGGCCGAGCCGAGGTCGGCGACGTCCAGGGACAGGTGGGCCGGGGCCGTCGTGGCGGCGACCTCGGCGCCCGCCGTCCCGCCGCGCAGGTGCCAGTGGCCGGCGTTCGCCGGGACGAGGTCGTCACGGACCTCGAGGACGACGTCGACGTCGGCCGCGTACGCGCGCCCGGCCAGGGCCCGGGGGACGTCGAGCAGACGCACCCACAGGTCGTCGCTGAGGCGGACGGAGGCGCCGCGCAGGTCCGCGAGGAGGTGCAGGAGGGGGTCGTCCAGGGGGAGCTGGGCGGTCTCGACCTTCGCCATGAGGTCGAGGTCGGTCAGAGCCCCCCACAGCGCCCGCGCGGCCGGGGCGTCGAGCGCGGCGGACTCGCGGACCTTCACGGTCCCCTCGGGCACCCCCGCGTCGGACCACTTGCCCTTGCGGCGGAAGATCGCGTAGGCGCGCGGCTCACCCGCGGGGGTGCGCACCACCGCCACCCGCAGGCCCTCCATCTCCTTCCGCGCGGTGGGCCAGTCCACGAGCTGGGCCGCGCGCAGGGCGTCGGTGTCGCGGCTGATCCACCCCGGCCGCACGACGGCCGTGTGGACCTGCTCGATCACCGCGCCGTGGCGGGCGGGGTCGAGGCGGTCGAGCTCGACGACGAGGTCCGCGGCGCCGGGCACCTCGCGCAGGTCCGCGCCGCGGCCCACGGTCAGGGTGGCCGTCTGGCTCGCCACCCCGTAGCCGTAGCGGCCGTAGATGCCGGTCTCGGCGGCGTACAGGACCGACAGCGCCTCCCCGCGCCCGACCGTGCGGGCCAGGTGCGCGGTGAGCATGGCTCGGGCCAGCCCCCGGCGCCGGTGGCCGGGGTGCACCGCCACCCACGTCAGGCCCGCGGCGGGCAGGCGCGCCCCGCCGGGCACGGGCACGGCGAAGGCGTACGAGGAGTGGACGGCGGCCAGGCGGGCCTCCGCGCCCCGCTCGTCCCAGACCCCGACGGTCCGGCCGGGCTCGAGGTCCCACACCGCCACCGCCTCGTCCTCGGGCGCCATCTCGAAGGCGAAGCCCCAGCGGTCGACGTCGATGATCTGCGCACGGTGCGCGACGTCGTCGAGCTCGGCGAGCCGGTACCCGGCCGGCACGGCGGTGGTGCGGACCGCGGTGGTGGTGGCGTCGGCTGGGGTGGTGGCGTCGGCCGTGGTGGTGGCGTTGTCGATCACGCCGAGAAGCATGTCAGGGCAACCCGGGACGGGGCGAGGACATTTCGGTGGCGCCTCGCGTCGGACGCCGGACGCCTCGCGCACGACGCCGGCCGCCGCGCGGACCGGGTCAGGGCCGTTCGAGCGACCGGCGGGCAGCGAGGGCGACGACGGCGGGCGCCAGGGGCACGAGGACGACCACCGCCGGGGCCACCACGCCGAGCAGCCACGTGGCCGCCCCGACGAGGACACCCTGGGCGGCCCAGCGGGCGGAGGTCGGGTCGTGGCTCCCGCGGTCGGCGACCGCGCCGGCGCGGGCCCGCTCGCCGGCGTCGCCCGCGGTGAGCAGCAGCCGGTTCCGGGACCGGACCCGCGCGGCCTCCGCCAGCGCCGTGACCAGCAGCCACGTGGTGGCGGCCACGAGCGCCACCGCCCAGCCCGGTCCGGTGACCGCGGCGACCACGAGGGCGACGAGCGGGGTCAGGGCCGCCGTCGTGAGGGAGGCGCCCAGGACGGCGACCGAGCCGGACGTGCGCCGCCGCGCCGAGCCCGCGACGACGACGCCCACGCAGGCGACGGCGACGTACCCGGCCAGGGTCAGCCCCGCGGCGCCTGCCGCCAGTCCCGGCCCCGCGACGAGGGCGGCCAGGACCACGGCGGCCGCCGTGAGGGCCCCCGCGACGGCGACCATCGTCACCGCCCGGCGCCGCGCCGCGCGGCGGGCGCCGTCGATGACGGCGGGCACGTCGAGGTGCTCGTGGGGGACGGAGGTGTCGCAGTGGTGGCAGGCGTCGGAGGCGGGTCCGGGCCCGGCGGTGGCGTGGGTGCTCATCTCGCTTGCGATCATAGGCGGGTGCAACCCGAACGGACGGAGCTGACCGAGCTCGTGCTCGACGTCGTCGACCAGGTCCCCACCGGCCGTGCCACCACCTACGGCCACGTGGCCGAGGCGGTTCGCGCGCGGACGGGGCACGGGCACGCCCGGCACGTGGGCCAGGTCATGGCCACGTGGGGCGCGGAGGTGCCGTGGTGGCGGGTGGTGCGCGCCGACGGCACCCTGCCGCGCCAGCTGCGCTCCGGGGCGCTGGAGCACTACCGCGAGGAGGGCACACCGCTGACCCCGCACGTGCCGGTCCGCG
Coding sequences within it:
- a CDS encoding M13-type metalloendopeptidase; translated protein: MTTTNTAPMSDAEAMDDGVRPQDDLFRRFNGTFLREHVIPADRARDGSFTALRDLSEERVRAIIDDAAAGRGTEGNPENARKIGDVYASFMATERVEALGTAPLRADLEALTAARDHEALTRAMGALQPTGVGGAVAYQVDTDLNDPERYTVYLWQSGLGLPDESYYREDVHAATRTAYVAHVAAMLALTGLVTEDEAMGAAERVMKVETTLAAGHWDKVRSREADQLNNPMTWEETVASAPGFDWSLWRAALGVPEGAFDQLIVAMPSYITHFARSWAETDVDSLRMWLMWHVVHARAPYLPADVVDENFDFYGRTLTGAEELRERWKRGVALVEGALGEAVGELYVARHFPPAHKAAMQTLVADLVEAYRESIASLEWMGEETRRRALAKLEAFTPKIGYPDKWRDYSALEVDPTDLLGNVRAANVFEERRDLAKLGRPMDRDEWFMPPQMVNAYYNPTMNEIVFPAAILQPPFFDPDADDAWNYGGIGAVIGHEIGHGFDDQGSKYDGTGRLTDWWTEDDRREFESRTKALIAQYDAFSPAQLDGSHHVNGALTIGENIGDLGGLSIALKAYEIALRRQGLPGIDAAPVVEGLSGLQRLFASWARIWREKSRDAEVVRLLTIDPHSPAEFRCNGVVRNMDAFHEAFDVRPGDALYLPPEERVRIW
- a CDS encoding ribose-5-phosphate isomerase, with amino-acid sequence MRIHIAADHAGFELKAVLVEHLRGAGHVVVDHGAATYDAEDDYTSFCFAAGEAVASETGSLGIVLGGSGNGEQIAANKVPGIRAALAWNTDTARLARAHNDANVLAIGARQHSLDDAVGLVETFVAEPFSGEPRHQRRIDMLTAYEALRSQ
- a CDS encoding GNAT family N-acetyltransferase; translation: MIDNATTTADATTPADATTTAVRTTAVPAGYRLAELDDVAHRAQIIDVDRWGFAFEMAPEDEAVAVWDLEPGRTVGVWDERGAEARLAAVHSSYAFAVPVPGGARLPAAGLTWVAVHPGHRRRGLARAMLTAHLARTVGRGEALSVLYAAETGIYGRYGYGVASQTATLTVGRGADLREVPGAADLVVELDRLDPARHGAVIEQVHTAVVRPGWISRDTDALRAAQLVDWPTARKEMEGLRVAVVRTPAGEPRAYAIFRRKGKWSDAGVPEGTVKVRESAALDAPAARALWGALTDLDLMAKVETAQLPLDDPLLHLLADLRGASVRLSDDLWVRLLDVPRALAGRAYAADVDVVLEVRDDLVPANAGHWHLRGGTAGAEVAATTAPAHLSLDVADLGSAYLGGTSLAALAAAGRVQVLDGAALAPAATAFGWPVAPANGWGF
- a CDS encoding MGMT family protein, which produces MQPERTELTELVLDVVDQVPTGRATTYGHVAEAVRARTGHGHARHVGQVMATWGAEVPWWRVVRADGTLPRQLRSGALEHYREEGTPLTPHVPVRVNLDRALWDPADAWVPPAGVGEHRA